Genomic DNA from Fimbriimonas ginsengisoli Gsoil 348:
AGGATTTCATTTTCTTTCAATATCCGGGATGTCGGCTGGGGTCAACGCGCGCGTGATCTTGCGGCCATCTTTCGCGGTAGGTGTTGCCTCCATCCCTGTAGGGAATAGGCTCGTGACTTATTTCCTTCGTTTCCAAGCCTCCCTTGTCATCATTCCACCTTTGCGGCCCGCGTCCGTGCCTCATTCGTTCCAAATCGGAGTCCGTGAAACCATCTTCAGGAGTTGGATCGTTCGCCCTAGCCTTCCAATGCATCTTAGCTATCTTTGGTCTAGACAGACCTGGCTCGTGTTCATATAGCGGTGGCTCGTCGTCAACAGAGTCGTTCTCCCTTAGAGATCCTACAGCAATGGCAAAAGTCGCTACCGCCATGGGATCGCTAAGGCCATGTTCGAATGCTTGCCCCCTCTGGATCGTTATGTCGTGGGGCGATTTTATGCCTCCGGGGCTAGTAGGAGCCTGTGCTCCCTCGATCGAGATAAAAACGACTAGCGCAAGAACGACCCAGAAGAATTGACCGTTGGGATCGGCATAACGTGTGGGATTATTCCCGCAATATGAGTACCAGTTTCGCCCATCCTTTGCAGAATCTCTAGTAATAAATCGACCAGCGCTAGCATCATAGTATCGATGTCCAAGTAACTTCAGGCCACTATCTGCGTCCTCTTGGTATCCTTCTTTTCCAACAAAGCCAAATGGTCCGCTAGGACTGCCCGAACTGGAAACAACGAGACCAAACGCGTCGTACGTTCTCGTCGATGTCGTAATCGCCGTTGTCCCCGTTTGCCTTGACACGGTGCCAAGCCTGTCAGCTAGATCGTAGGTGGTCGTACTGCTTCGCCGCTCCGAGATTCCGGGGGTGTACGTTGCGTATCCATCGCTTAGAACCGGTGAAGTAACGTCGACTCCATCCCGGCGATAGGTAGAGGTCCCCGCCGAGTCGACTTTCCCCACCCGAGTGTCAAGTCCGTTGTAGGTGAACGAGTTGGTAGAGGAGCCGGGATAGGTGATCCCAGTGACCCGGCTCTCGTAGTCGTAGGTCAGCGTGGTCGTACCGGCCGAGGTCACAACGGAAGTCGTTCTTCCGGCGGTGTCGTAGCCAAAGCTCTTTGTCGTCGTTCCGCCGACCGCAACGCTCGTCAGCTTGTCGCCATCGTCGTTGGTGTACGTCTCGGTGACTCCACCGAGGGTCTTGGAAGCGCGGTTACCGTTGGCGTCGTAGGTGTAAGTCGCCGAGTAGCCGGTTCTCGACTCGGTGAGGAGCTGGTCGATGTTGTCGTAGGTGTACGAAGTGGTAACCGAATCGACCGTCTTGCTGGAGAGGTTGCTTCCACTGTCGTAGGAGTAGCTCTCGGAGGAGATGACGGTTCCCCCGCTCGTCTTGTGCGAAACGGAGGTCTGGCGGTTCCTAGAGTCGTAACCGAAGTCGTCGTACTGGCCGCCGCTGAACGTCTGCCGGGTGGTCCGGTTTGCGTTGTCGAAAGTGAAACTCGTCGTCTCCGACTGAGGGTTCACGAGGCTTGTGAGACGGTCTGCGTTGTCGAAGGTGTAGGTAGTGGTTCCCGTGGAATCCACCATCGTCGCCTTACGGTTCGCGTTGTCGTAAGTGTAGGTCAGGTTCCCCTGAGGGGTGTTCAGGCCGGTTACCCGGCTGGCGTTGTCATACGTCCAAGAGGTCGTCCCCGTTGAGTCCACCATCGAAGTACGGCGATTCGCGTTGTTGTAGCCAAAGCTGGTGTCGGTTCCAGTCGGGTAGTCGACTCCCGTCTGCCGCCCCGAATCGTCGAACGTGTACAGGATCGACTGCGAAAGCGGATTCGTATACGCCGTGGTGTTACCGGCCCCGTCGTAGCTCCAACTCTCCACCGCCGAGTCCGGCATCGTGAGCGTCGCCACCTCTCCTCGGTTCGTGAAGGTGTAGGTGCTCACCTTACCGCGCCCGTTGGTAACCGTGGTTCTTCTATCGGCGTTGTCGTAGCCGTAGCTCTCGACCTCGCTCTTGGCATTGGTGACGCTCGTCAAGCGCCCCGCGTTGTCGTATGCGTAGTTGGTCGAGTGCGAATTCTCGTCGGTGACGGCGGATACCTGGTCCACCGCGTTGTAGCTCTTCGTCGCCGCGGTGCTGTCGGCGTGGGTGTAGGTGACCGGCCGGCTCCATGCGTCGTAGGCGACGCTCTCGACGTGAGAGAGCGCGTCGGTGGTGCTCGTCACCCGGCTCAGACCGTCGTAGGCAATCGTCGTTACGTGCGAAAGCGGGTCGGTGCTGCTCGTGCAGTTTCCGTCCGTATCGTACGAGAGGGTGGTCGTATGGTTCAGCGCGTCCTTGGTGGTCGCCATCAGCCCATAGGTGCCGAACGTGTTCGTCACCGTCACGTGGGAGAGCGGATCGGTGCTCGTCAGAAGGTTCCCGTTCGCGTCGTAAGTGTTCGTCGTCACGTGAGAGAGCGCGTCCGTCACCGTGAGCGGCTCCGAGAACCCGTTGTAGGTGTAGGTCGTGACGTGGGAAAGCGGATCGGTTACCGTAAGCACGTTCCCGCTGGAATCGAACGTGCGGGTCCAAGTCTTTCCCCGCTTGTCGACGACCGTCAGGGGATTGTGGTTAGAGTCGCGGCTCGTGACGCTTTCGCTGAACCCGCTTTCGTCCTGGCTACTCGCCAACGCGCCCGAAGAGTAGTTGTCGGTCGCCACGTGAGAGAGGGGGTCGGTGATCGTCGTCGCGCTCGACGTGTAGCCGTAAGAAGTGGTGTGGGAGAGCGGATCGACTTCGGTGGCGATGCTGCCGTCGGTGTTATACGTCCTCGTCCAGACCTTCCCCCGCCGATCCGTATGAGTAAGGATCCGCCCGGAGGTGTCGTAAGTAAACCAATCGGTGTAGGTCACCGCATCCAGCACCGGCCAGGTCACGGTGGTAAGGCAGTCGCTGCCGTTGCGAGTGAACGACCATGTCCTTCCCAAGGGGTCCGTAATGCTCGTGAACTTGCCGCTAGACACCGAAATCGAGATGTGCCGCCCGGTTTGGTCGCTGATCTGAGTGCAGTAGTTGCTCGAGTTCAGGGTAAGCGTGATCTGGTTTCCGTTCCGATCCTGGATGGCAGTGCAAAAGCCGGCGGAGTTGAATTGATACTTCTCGCCCGTCTTCTTGGTCACCGTCCAGGTGCCGTCGCCGTTGTGCAAGAGCGCGTCGTAAACGCCGGCGGGAGCGGTGTACGTCGTGTACCAAGCCGAAGGGCCGTGAGGGGCGATCGTCTCCCCCATCGCTCCCGGCGCCAACGCCTCCGTTCCGCCTCCCCCTCCACCCGTCGTTCCTCCGGCCGTCGTAGTGCCCCCGGAATCCGAAGAAGTGAACGGGATCGAGAGGCCGTCTCCCCAATGGACGACCGGATTGCCGGTGAGGTTGTTGATGTAGATGTCGTAAGACCAGGTCCACCCTTTCCCGAGCTCGTCCTCGTAGTTGGTTTGGCTGTTGTGGTAGAGGCTAAACTCCACCGGCATTCCACCCCGGCCCGTCCACGACACCAATGGGATCTTTGTCAGCTTGTTCCCGTTACCGGTGTTGACGCCGTTGGTCGATCCCTCCCACGGATACGTAGTCCCCGGCTCGGCCGCCACCGCCAGCGAGTGGGGCGGAATCTGCGCCGGTTCGGTGGACGCATAGAGCGGCTGGGCGCTCTCTTCCGCATCCACGAGCGCCGCCCGCGTCCACACTCCGCCCCGTCCATGCGGGTCCCGGCCGGGGTGCTGGCCTAAGTACGGCTTCGTAGGAGCCTGGGTGTACGCACCGTGAGGATTCCTCAGGTACTGGGCCACCGCTTCACCCACCGAAAGTGAGATCGCGTGAGTGCCGGAAGCGGTCGCCGCGGTAAGAACGGTTGTGGCCGTAAAAAACGACAGGGCACGAAACAGCAGCGGGTAACGGTCAGCCAGAGCCATGGATTAGCGATAGTACAACGACGCACCACTTATTCCAAGTTAAGGTCCGATGCTTACCCGTGTAAATGTCACAGCAATACGAAGTATTAGTATAAGTGCCAGATTTCAAGGGAAAGACGTACTCGCTGGTTGACGCCCATCTCTTCGCCTCGGCAAAAACTAAAAAACCGTGGAATGAACCTGCTTTTGAGCCTAAAGGGCCGTCCGCGCTATATTCATCATCACAGATGCCGATCAAACTCGACCGTAACGACAAGTGGCTCTTCATCGGGGACTCGATCACCGATTGTGGGCGGGCGCAGCCGGTGGGCGAAGGGCTCTTTGGCGCTCTCGGTAGCGGGTACGTGCAGATGGTGGCGGGGCTGCTCGCCGCCACCTACCCTGAGGGGAACCACCGCGTCGTCAATATGGGGAACAGCGGCAATACGGTTCGGGACCTCAAGGGGCGTTGGCAGCGGGACGTCTTCGACCAAAAGCCGGATTGGCTAAGCGTCATGATCGGGACCAACGACGTTTGGCGTCAATTCGATTCGCCCACCCAACCCGAAATCCATGTCCCGATCGACGAATACGAAGCCACCTACGAAGAGCTTATCGACCTCACCAAGGGCTCCGTACAAGGGTTGATCCTGGCCACCCCGTTCTACATTGAGCCGAACCGCAACGATCCGATGCGGCGCGAAATGGACCGCTATGGCGAGGTCGTGAAACGCCTGGCGGCCAAGCACAGTGCCATTTTCGTCGATACCCAGGCCGCCTTCGACGAGACGATGAAGTCGATCTATCCCGCCACCATCGCCTGGGATCGGGTCCACCCCAACTACATCGGGGTTGCAGTGTTGGCGAAGGCGTTCCTCGACGCCATACAGTTCGATTGGTGACGCGCGTCCAAAGTCCCGCCCTCAAAGCCAAAAACGTGCGACACTGAACTAAGACCGTTTAGATGGGGATAAACGACAGGGTCATTACTCGGGCGGGCCGCCCGTGCCACCTTAGCTAAACGGTATCAGGCACTGAACTCGCACGATGATCGAACTTCGGCTTTTTGGGCGGTACGAGGTGACGGTCGATGGCACTCCCCTGCGCCGCCTCCGGACCCATCGAGGACACATGGTCCTCGCCCTTCTCGGCCTCCGCCTCGGAAAGCCGATCGATCGCCACGCCATCGCCGAAACCGTATGGCCCTACAGCGAGCCTAGCGACGCCCTCTACAGCCTTCGCCGAACCCTCACCGACCTTCGCCAAGCGCTCGGCACCGAGTCCGGCGCCATCGTTTCGCCCACTCCCACCACCCTCCAACTAGACGAAAACCGAGTGCTCGTCGATGTGCGAGAGTACGAGCGCCTGATCGCCCGAGACGCCACCGGCGCGATCGACGCCGCCGACTGGTACCGCGGCCCGCTCCTGGACGGTTGGACCGAAGATTGGGTGGTGGAACGGCGTGGCCACTATGTGTTCGGTTTTCGAGACGCCCTGCTTCGGGCGTCGGCGATGTTGGAAGCCGAAGAGCGATTCTCCGAAGCCACCGAAGCGTTGCGCAAACTCCTCGTCCACGAGCCGCACGACGAAGGGCTGGTTCGCCGGGCCATGCACCTCATGGAGCGAGCCGGAAACGGCGCGGGCGCGGTAGCCCTATACGAATCGTTCCGACAGCGCCTCGCCTCCGAGCTCGGGCTCTCCGTCTCGGACGAAACGACCCGCACCGCCGACGAAATCGCCGGACGGGCAAAGCCCTCTAAGCTGGATAATGTGCCGGTCAGCGGGTCCATTCCCGTTCCCGATGGCTCCCTGGTCGGGCGGTCGGAGGAGATCGCTCAGTTAAAGACGCGGGTCCGGACCCGGTCGTTGGTTACGCTTCTCGGACTCGGCGGAATCGGCAAAACCCGGCTCGGAATCGAAGTCGCACGGGAGCTCGAACACGAGTTTCCCGACGGCGCCTGGTTCGTCCCACTCGCGTCGATTCGCGAGCCGGCCGAAGTCGCCATGGCGTTGGCCGCCGCGTTGCGTCCGATCGATCCTCAACCGAACGAGCCGGCGGCGACGTTGGCGACCCGGCTCTCGCGAGCCTCGTTCCTCCTACTGCTCGACAACTGCGAGCACGTGCTGGACGCCGCCCGGGATGTCTGCGCTTCCCTTCGAACCCACTGCCCCAACGCGCGCATCGTAGCCACCAGCCAACAAACCCTCGGCCTGGAAGGGGAGCAAAGCTTTCGAGTTCCCGTCTTCGATCATGAGGACGCGGTCCGGCTCTTCTGCCGCCGCGCTCAAGAAGCCAGCCCGGGCCTCGTTCTCTCGGACGATGGACGAGAATCGGTCGCCCGGATCTGCCGCCGGCTCGAAGGGATTCCCCTCGCCATCGAGCTCGCCGCCGGCCGCGCCCGATTCCTAACCCCGTCCCGCATCGACGAGTTGCTCGGCGAGCGGCTAGAGCTTCTAAAGGCGCCCGCTCCCGGGAGGGACCCCCGGCACTGCACCCTCGACGCAACCCTCGGTTGGAGCTTGGATCTGCTTGGCGAAGCCGACCGGGAGACCCTCTACGTCGCATCCGCGTTCGCCGGCTCCTGGACCGTGGACGATCTCCTCGACTTAACCCAAAACACCAACCCGGTCGACCTCGTCCGGTCGCTGGAGGCCCTTGTCGACCGGTCCCTCATCGTAGAGGCGGAAACCTCCGGAAGGCCGCGTTTCAAGATTCTGGACCCGGTCAGGCGGTTTGCGTGGGAAATGGTCGAGCGGGGCGGACGCGCCAATGAGCTTCGAGACCGCCATCTCGCGTTCGTGGTAGCCCGTTGCGAAGAGTGCCAGACCAACATGATCGGGGTCGGCTCCGCCGCCGTTCACGCCATCCTGACCAATATCCAAGAGGAGATCTCCTCTGCGTTCGCCTGGGCGGAGCGGAGTGGCGATGCTCTGTCCGCTCTCAAAATCGCCCACCTCACCTGGTCGTTTAGTTGGAACCAGGGATGGCTGGAGCTGGGCCGGACGCGGGCGGAGCGCGCCATCGCCATTCCCGGCGGGCAGCGGTTCCCCCGCGAGTACGCCCACGCCCTCCACACTTGCGGCGCCGGAGCCTGGAGCCAGGCCGACTACGACGTCACGTTCACCCGCGTGTCGGAAGCGCTCGTCTTTTTCAAGGAAGTGGACGATCTCGACGGCGTTGCCCGCTCCGCCTTTACCTTGGGGATCGTCATGCAGAACCAGGGTCGGTCGCAAGAGGCCTTGGAGCAGCTCGAATACTCGTTGCCGCTTTGCGAGAAAGCCCCTGGACGAGAGCGTTATGCCTCCTGCCTCTCCGCCCTCGCCCTCAGCTATTTCGAGGTTCTACGGCTAGACGACGCCCTTGAGATGTTCGACCGGGCCATCAAGGAGTGCCAGGAAAAAGACTGCACGAACGTGATGGTCATCGTCCAACTGAACCTTGCCCAGACGTACCATGCCCTCGGCCGAACGGATGAGGCTTACGAGACCTTTGCCCAAGCCCGCGCGGGCGCCCTCGAACGAAAGATCGCCGTGATGCGGATCATGGCCGAACACTACCGAGCGTGGCTGGACCTCGACATGGGCAAGCCCGCCGAAGCGGCCGCCAGCTTCTCGGTCGGGCTCGAGGAATTCACGAAGATGGGCGAGCGGCGCGGAGTGGCTCTTAACGTAGAGGGAATGGGCTTGGCCGCCGTCGCCGCTGGAGATATCGAGCGCGGCGCCCGTTTGCTCGGCGCCGCGTCCGTCATGCGAGAAGCGATCCCCGCCATGCGCTGCCCGGCCCACGAGGCGCGATTCCAACGCCAGACCGCCACTGGCCGCCAAGACGCCGGTTTCGCGGACGCGTATGCCGCGGGACGTGAGCTTTCTCCCGGGGACGCGGTAACCCTCGCAAAAACGGTTGGCGAAGAGATGCTAAGCGTTGAGCCCGTTGCCTACCGAGGAAACTAGCCGCTTGACAGGACGACGGGAGCACTCCCGGCGACTGCTTTCACCACCCTAATATGCCCCGGCGCAGTTCGCTCCTCTTTAAGGCTCTCGACCTCTGGCTCCTCGATGACGATCGTCACGTTTCTGCCAAGCGCGGTGAGCATGTGCGATAAGCGGTCGATGGAAAAACTCCGGGTCCGGCCGCGAAGCAGCTTTGAAAGGGTCGGCTGATCAACGCCCATAAGCTGGGCGGCTTTGGTCTGGCTGAGCTGCTTCGAGTCAATGGCTTTCGTCAACGCCCGGACGAGCTCAGCTTTGGCGACCATCTCTTCCGCATTTTCATAGCCGAGGTCGGCAAATACGTTGCCGCTACTTAACTCGAAGCTCATTCCTTCCTCTTTTCGGGAGCCGGGTCTATTCGTCTGCGGTGAGCGCCTTCCTGTGTCTTTATCCATTCTTTGTGTATCTCCTCGGCCGCCTTCAACCGTTGCTTGATCAGTTGCGTATCGTGCTGCGGAGTTTTCGAACCGTGGGTGCTCTTCTTCTGGAAGCAGTGAAGCACGTAGACCTTTTCGGCAAACCTCACGGTGTAGACGGCTCGGTAAGTGTCAGTGTCAAAGTCCTCCACGACCTCGAGAACATTTGCACCTCCGAACCCCAGCAAGGGCTTAGCATTCTTGGGTTTTCCGCCCCGCTGCACCGTGTCCAGTGCATAGCCCACCTCGTCGACGACTTCGTTTGGAAACTTGAGCAAGTCGCGCTTGCTTGAGCCAACCCATACGACCGCCTTCTCCTCGGACATCTATGGTCTATATACCATGACTTTGGACTTACGAGTGGTTACCGCTGTTCGCACCGGCTCTGCAACGCTTGGTGAGTTCCCGGTCGTCAATTCACAGGAAGGCGTAAAATCGACGGCACATGACAGTGTCGCTTTTGGCTCTGGCCGCGATCTCCGCCCACTTCCCCGTCCGTGCCCAAGCGGATACATGCTTGGCCTTCGTGTCGAGCAACCTCGCCCATGGGCGGGAGAACTTCTTCACCTACTACAAGTTCTCCGACCAGCGGATCGCCATCAAGGAAGGGGACGTGCTCGTCTATTCCGTCTTCCTCGATCCGAAGAACCCGGTGGCGAAGGGAGGGTTGGACGTCGATTTCGCGGACGATAAGGACTCATTGCGCGACATCCATCTAAAGGATACGCAAGGGCTCGATTGCCACGGCGACACCGTTCTCACCCCCGCCATCGGCAAATGGTACGTGCGCCGCATCCCTCTCGTGGGGCAAGCCGGACGAACGACGGTGGCATGGAACGCAAACTTCGAAGGGGACGAGTTTGGCCCCTACGTTCAATGGCTGGATGACATCTACGTGGAGCACGCGGATGGCACCCGCACCCCCGTGTACACCAATGGCCTGCCGCCAACCCGTCAGTTGGTTAACAGCAATGGGTATTCGAAGCTTCCGATCTTCATCTCCGTAGACCGAAGCAAAGTGGTCGAAGGCGCCAATACCGCGGCGCTCGTCGCCCAAGTGGAGGCGGCCGGCAAGCGAATCGCCAGCCTGGAGAATGCGCGGAGGGACATCGAATTTGCCCGCGGATTCCTGAAAGGAAATCCGGATCCCGCGCTAGAGGGCCACATCCGGGAAGCGGCAGCGCTGCTCGATGCCGTCGAGCGGAAGGAGAATGCTTCGCCCGAAGAGATTCAGGCCGCGCTTCACGCCGCGAACCATGCGCTCTCCCACACGCACCCGGTGATGGAGAAGTACACGGGACACCTCGTCGGGCACGCCCACATCGACCTGCAGTGGCTATGGGAGTGGCAAGAGGGGCTGGTCGTCACCCACGACACGTTCAACCAGGCCGCCAAGTTCATGGACGAGTTCCCCGGCTTCACCTTTAGCCAAAGCTCGTCCTGGCTGTACAAGGCGGTCGAGGAGCAGTACCCCGCCCTGTTCAAAACCATCCAGCAGAAGGTGAAGAAAGGACAGTGGGAGCTGGTCGGCGGTCGCGTTTGCGAGGGGGACACGAACATGATCTCCCCTGAGTCGCACGCCCGCCAATTCCTCTACGGCCAGCGCTACTTCCGAGAGAAGTTCGGCAAGACGGCCCGGGTGGCGTGGGAGCCGGACACCTTCGGTCATAACGCCCAAATGCCGCAGATCGCCAAGCTCGGCGGATGCGATGCGTACTACTTCTGCCGGGGCGGCAAGGAGAAGCCGCTGTTTTGGTGGACCGCCCTCGACGGCACCAAAATTCTAACCTTCGACGAGCCGGCCACCGGTTCTTGGTACAACAGCGATCTCTCCTACAAGCAGTTCCAGGAGATGCTCGATTTCCGCGACAAGACCGGCAGCAAGGACATGCTGTGGGTCTATGGAGTTGGCAACCACGGCGGCGGCCCCACCCGCGAGATGATTCAGGAAGCGCTCGGCTGGATGAAAGACCCGACCAAACCGAAGGTCCGCTTCTCTACCGCCACCGAGTTCTTCGACAAGCTGCGCACCTACGATCTGAAGAAGATTCCGACGATCCAAGACGAGCTCAACCCGGTCTTCGACGGCTGCTACACCACCCACTCCGAAATCAAGCAGCTCAACCGGCAAGCGGAGGCGATGACCACCGCCGCTGAGGCGATCGCGACCGTCGCTTCCCTTCGCGGCTTCGCCTATCCCAAGGCGTCGTTCCGCCGCAACTGGGAGGAGATCTGCTTCAACCACCACCACGACACTCTCCCTGGCTCGGGAATCCACGCCCCGTACGAGAAGACCAAAGTCCAGCTCCAGAGGGTGGTCTTCGACGACCGCGACATTATCCAGCGCGCCATGGAGTCGATGGCGGTCCAAGTCACCGCCCCCAAAGGGATCAGTCAGATGGTCTTCAATCCCACCGGCTGGACCCGAAGCGGATGGGTGGAGACCTACCTCGTGAAGAGCGGGTGGGACGCCGACAGTGGGGTAACCCCGGAGAACGCGGTTGCCGTCGCCCCGGACGGCGCCAAGTTCCCGGTCCAGCTCATCGACGGCCCGAGCCGCAAGATCCGGTTCTGGGCCGGCAACGTGCCGGCGTTCGGTTACAAAGTGTTCAATTTCCAGATCGGGACG
This window encodes:
- a CDS encoding alpha-mannosidase: MTVSLLALAAISAHFPVRAQADTCLAFVSSNLAHGRENFFTYYKFSDQRIAIKEGDVLVYSVFLDPKNPVAKGGLDVDFADDKDSLRDIHLKDTQGLDCHGDTVLTPAIGKWYVRRIPLVGQAGRTTVAWNANFEGDEFGPYVQWLDDIYVEHADGTRTPVYTNGLPPTRQLVNSNGYSKLPIFISVDRSKVVEGANTAALVAQVEAAGKRIASLENARRDIEFARGFLKGNPDPALEGHIREAAALLDAVERKENASPEEIQAALHAANHALSHTHPVMEKYTGHLVGHAHIDLQWLWEWQEGLVVTHDTFNQAAKFMDEFPGFTFSQSSSWLYKAVEEQYPALFKTIQQKVKKGQWELVGGRVCEGDTNMISPESHARQFLYGQRYFREKFGKTARVAWEPDTFGHNAQMPQIAKLGGCDAYYFCRGGKEKPLFWWTALDGTKILTFDEPATGSWYNSDLSYKQFQEMLDFRDKTGSKDMLWVYGVGNHGGGPTREMIQEALGWMKDPTKPKVRFSTATEFFDKLRTYDLKKIPTIQDELNPVFDGCYTTHSEIKQLNRQAEAMTTAAEAIATVASLRGFAYPKASFRRNWEEICFNHHHDTLPGSGIHAPYEKTKVQLQRVVFDDRDIIQRAMESMAVQVTAPKGISQMVFNPTGWTRSGWVETYLVKSGWDADSGVTPENAVAVAPDGAKFPVQLIDGPSRKIRFWAGNVPAFGYKVFNFQIGTVPKPKVRMTGEGSFETDAYQVTFDVKRGLITSLFDKRLKREMAGSSLGRLENHFEGPGGMSAWVIGAISKVEPLECVDHAVTGTPEHVEVRFDYVLKAHNSLSRDTKVTQRFVLDTRKPTIETDVDCDWNAIGTGDEPSPMLRVAFDTATTATSARYEIPFGSIDRKSDGREFPALQWADQSGIAVLNDSKHGYSSDGKTLRLTLIRASHDPDPVPNPGHHHWRYSIVPHGSEMNYAQLTEIATEFNIPLFNASVPYDARGDQPLEYRTITMGTDPVVPTALKRSEDGNDLILRFFQASGQPSARYSARIFPFFKRASWVNFVEDPLSIAGQSDVGTGSAGPDGGRLIYDLRPFEIRTVKIQLQPKGYSPKPPME
- a CDS encoding SGNH/GDSL hydrolase family protein — its product is MKLDRNDKWLFIGDSITDCGRAQPVGEGLFGALGSGYVQMVAGLLAATYPEGNHRVVNMGNSGNTVRDLKGRWQRDVFDQKPDWLSVMIGTNDVWRQFDSPTQPEIHVPIDEYEATYEELIDLTKGSVQGLILATPFYIEPNRNDPMRREMDRYGEVVKRLAAKHSAIFVDTQAAFDETMKSIYPATIAWDRVHPNYIGVAVLAKAFLDAIQFDW
- a CDS encoding type II toxin-antitoxin system RelE/ParE family toxin, which encodes MSEEKAVVWVGSSKRDLLKFPNEVVDEVGYALDTVQRGGKPKNAKPLLGFGGANVLEVVEDFDTDTYRAVYTVRFAEKVYVLHCFQKKSTHGSKTPQHDTQLIKQRLKAAEEIHKEWIKTQEGAHRRRIDPAPEKRKE
- a CDS encoding helix-turn-helix domain-containing protein codes for the protein MSFELSSGNVFADLGYENAEEMVAKAELVRALTKAIDSKQLSQTKAAQLMGVDQPTLSKLLRGRTRSFSIDRLSHMLTALGRNVTIVIEEPEVESLKEERTAPGHIRVVKAVAGSAPVVLSSG
- a CDS encoding RHS repeat-associated core domain-containing protein; translation: MALADRYPLLFRALSFFTATTVLTAATASGTHAISLSVGEAVAQYLRNPHGAYTQAPTKPYLGQHPGRDPHGRGGVWTRAALVDAEESAQPLYASTEPAQIPPHSLAVAAEPGTTYPWEGSTNGVNTGNGNKLTKIPLVSWTGRGGMPVEFSLYHNSQTNYEDELGKGWTWSYDIYINNLTGNPVVHWGDGLSIPFTSSDSGGTTTAGGTTGGGGGGTEALAPGAMGETIAPHGPSAWYTTYTAPAGVYDALLHNGDGTWTVTKKTGEKYQFNSAGFCTAIQDRNGNQITLTLNSSNYCTQISDQTGRHISISVSSGKFTSITDPLGRTWSFTRNGSDCLTTVTWPVLDAVTYTDWFTYDTSGRILTHTDRRGKVWTRTYNTDGSIATEVDPLSHTTSYGYTSSATTITDPLSHVATDNYSSGALASSQDESGFSESVTSRDSNHNPLTVVDKRGKTWTRTFDSSGNVLTVTDPLSHVTTYTYNGFSEPLTVTDALSHVTTNTYDANGNLLTSTDPLSHVTVTNTFGTYGLMATTKDALNHTTTLSYDTDGNCTSSTDPLSHVTTIAYDGLSRVTSTTDALSHVESVAYDAWSRPVTYTHADSTAATKSYNAVDQVSAVTDENSHSTNYAYDNAGRLTSVTNAKSEVESYGYDNADRRTTVTNGRGKVSTYTFTNRGEVATLTMPDSAVESWSYDGAGNTTAYTNPLSQSILYTFDDSGRQTGVDYPTGTDTSFGYNNANRRTSMVDSTGTTSWTYDNASRVTGLNTPQGNLTYTYDNANRKATMVDSTGTTTYTFDNADRLTSLVNPQSETTSFTFDNANRTTRQTFSGGQYDDFGYDSRNRQTSVSHKTSGGTVISSESYSYDSGSNLSSKTVDSVTTSYTYDNIDQLLTESRTGYSATYTYDANGNRASKTLGGVTETYTNDDGDKLTSVAVGGTTTKSFGYDTAGRTTSVVTSAGTTTLTYDYESRVTGITYPGSSTNSFTYNGLDTRVGKVDSAGTSTYRRDGVDVTSPVLSDGYATYTPGISERRSSTTTYDLADRLGTVSRQTGTTAITTSTRTYDAFGLVVSSSGSPSGPFGFVGKEGYQEDADSGLKLLGHRYYDASAGRFITRDSAKDGRNWYSYCGNNPTRYADPNGQFFWVVLALVVFISIEGAQAPTSPGGIKSPHDITIQRGQAFEHGLSDPMAVATFAIAVGSLRENDSVDDEPPLYEHEPGLSRPKIAKMHWKARANDPTPEDGFTDSDLERMRHGRGPQRWNDDKGGLETKEISHEPIPYRDGGNTYRERWPQDHARVDPSRHPGY
- a CDS encoding tetratricopeptide repeat protein, translating into MIELRLFGRYEVTVDGTPLRRLRTHRGHMVLALLGLRLGKPIDRHAIAETVWPYSEPSDALYSLRRTLTDLRQALGTESGAIVSPTPTTLQLDENRVLVDVREYERLIARDATGAIDAADWYRGPLLDGWTEDWVVERRGHYVFGFRDALLRASAMLEAEERFSEATEALRKLLVHEPHDEGLVRRAMHLMERAGNGAGAVALYESFRQRLASELGLSVSDETTRTADEIAGRAKPSKLDNVPVSGSIPVPDGSLVGRSEEIAQLKTRVRTRSLVTLLGLGGIGKTRLGIEVARELEHEFPDGAWFVPLASIREPAEVAMALAAALRPIDPQPNEPAATLATRLSRASFLLLLDNCEHVLDAARDVCASLRTHCPNARIVATSQQTLGLEGEQSFRVPVFDHEDAVRLFCRRAQEASPGLVLSDDGRESVARICRRLEGIPLAIELAAGRARFLTPSRIDELLGERLELLKAPAPGRDPRHCTLDATLGWSLDLLGEADRETLYVASAFAGSWTVDDLLDLTQNTNPVDLVRSLEALVDRSLIVEAETSGRPRFKILDPVRRFAWEMVERGGRANELRDRHLAFVVARCEECQTNMIGVGSAAVHAILTNIQEEISSAFAWAERSGDALSALKIAHLTWSFSWNQGWLELGRTRAERAIAIPGGQRFPREYAHALHTCGAGAWSQADYDVTFTRVSEALVFFKEVDDLDGVARSAFTLGIVMQNQGRSQEALEQLEYSLPLCEKAPGRERYASCLSALALSYFEVLRLDDALEMFDRAIKECQEKDCTNVMVIVQLNLAQTYHALGRTDEAYETFAQARAGALERKIAVMRIMAEHYRAWLDLDMGKPAEAAASFSVGLEEFTKMGERRGVALNVEGMGLAAVAAGDIERGARLLGAASVMREAIPAMRCPAHEARFQRQTATGRQDAGFADAYAAGRELSPGDAVTLAKTVGEEMLSVEPVAYRGN